A genomic stretch from Hydrogenimonas urashimensis includes:
- a CDS encoding c-type cytochrome has protein sequence MRNIIRLSILSVATLLLADPKAGEKVYQANCSQCHSIHMTGGMGRDFNLVSYTRTKKEIIAYAGDPGSMYRQFGYSANAMPTLPLTPKEIEDVADFIDALQPFKKWMATRKD, from the coding sequence ATGAGAAACATTATCAGATTGTCGATTCTTTCCGTGGCCACACTGCTTCTGGCCGATCCGAAAGCGGGGGAAAAAGTCTATCAAGCCAACTGTTCCCAATGCCACAGCATTCACATGACAGGCGGAATGGGACGGGATTTCAACCTCGTCTCCTACACCCGGACAAAGAAGGAGATCATAGCTTACGCCGGCGATCCCGGCAGTATGTATCGACAATTCGGATACAGCGCCAATGCCATGCCCACATTGCCCCTCACACCCAAAGAAATCGAGGATGTCGCCGATTTCATCGATGCGCTGCAGCCTTTCAAAAAGTGGATGGCCACCCGGAAAGATTAA
- a CDS encoding mechanosensitive ion channel family protein has protein sequence MFELLNKTFYGNTILEWSIAAGGIILSFIIARTLYWLIGHFFKKVTKRTQNRFDDILVDMLEEPIVFVLVITGIWYSLHFLHLSDMAETIVSRAYYVLFIIAAAWLITRLSDATIETYLVPYVRQTEGKLDDQLLPIIRKGIKLSVWSIAIIVALDNAGYDVKAVLASLGIGGLALALAAKDTVANLFGSFTIFVDKPFVVGDRIKVKGYDGFVREVGIRSTRLQTLDGRMVTIPNQFVANESIINVTSEPSRKITMDLGLTYDTTPEKMELAMKTLRDIAASHPNVEDRIVTAFTEFLDSALNIRFIYYIQKGKPVFDTQNDINMQILHRFNELGLEFAFPTHTVYTKTV, from the coding sequence GTGTTTGAACTTTTGAACAAGACATTCTACGGCAACACCATTCTGGAGTGGTCGATCGCGGCGGGAGGCATCATCCTCTCCTTCATCATCGCCAGGACCCTCTACTGGCTCATCGGCCACTTCTTCAAAAAGGTGACAAAAAGAACGCAAAACCGATTCGACGACATTCTCGTCGATATGCTCGAAGAGCCCATCGTCTTCGTACTGGTCATTACCGGCATCTGGTACTCACTCCACTTCCTCCATCTAAGCGATATGGCGGAAACGATCGTCTCCAGAGCCTACTATGTCCTTTTCATCATCGCGGCAGCATGGCTCATCACCCGGTTGTCGGACGCCACGATTGAAACCTACCTCGTCCCCTACGTACGCCAGACCGAGGGGAAACTCGACGACCAGCTGCTTCCGATCATCCGCAAAGGGATCAAACTCTCCGTCTGGAGCATTGCGATCATCGTCGCTCTCGACAATGCAGGCTACGACGTCAAAGCGGTCTTGGCGAGTCTGGGTATCGGCGGTCTGGCACTGGCTCTGGCCGCCAAAGACACGGTCGCCAACCTCTTCGGCAGTTTCACGATATTCGTCGACAAACCTTTCGTGGTGGGTGATCGCATCAAGGTCAAGGGGTACGACGGTTTCGTCCGTGAAGTGGGCATCCGAAGTACCCGCCTGCAGACGCTCGACGGGCGTATGGTGACCATTCCCAACCAGTTCGTCGCCAACGAAAGCATCATCAACGTTACCAGCGAACCGAGCCGGAAGATAACGATGGACCTGGGACTTACCTACGACACCACGCCCGAAAAGATGGAACTGGCGATGAAAACCCTCAGAGATATCGCCGCATCCCACCCCAACGTGGAGGATAGAATCGTCACCGCCTTCACCGAATTTCTCGACTCGGCACTCAACATCCGTTTTATCTACTACATCCAAAAAGGCAAGCCCGTTTTCGATACGCAAAACGACATCAACATGCAGATTCTGCACCGTTTCAACGAGTTGGGACTGGAGTTCGCTTTCCCCACCCACACGGTCTATACGAAAACGGTTTAA
- a CDS encoding chaperone NapD, translated as MNISSIVVQVRQEHVDEVVETLKNSDFCDYHFHDKSIGKIIVTVEGEGVEEEIAKVKQIQAVPHVIAADMMMAYSEDELDKERSKLEMGGPNVPEMLNDDSIRAEDIVYHGDLKKKDFGF; from the coding sequence ATGAATATTTCAAGTATCGTAGTACAGGTACGCCAGGAGCATGTCGACGAAGTGGTCGAAACGCTAAAAAATTCGGATTTTTGCGATTATCATTTTCATGACAAATCGATCGGAAAAATCATCGTGACCGTCGAAGGAGAAGGCGTCGAAGAGGAGATCGCGAAGGTCAAACAGATTCAGGCCGTCCCCCACGTGATAGCAGCGGACATGATGATGGCATACAGCGAAGACGAACTCGACAAGGAGCGTTCCAAGCTCGAAATGGGCGGTCCAAACGTCCCCGAAATGCTCAACGACGATTCCATACGCGCCGAAGATATCGTCTACCATGGTGACTTGAAAAAGAAAGATTTCGGTTTTTAG
- a CDS encoding WD40 repeat domain-containing protein — protein sequence MKKLFLLVLAPLLLFAASIIKPASTIDVDGNVIDSIVVGDLLYVTTDAGTLETYNWKSRKLLNKISYPKIHDFMGDLMLPKVFGVDVDPKTGAIVVQVQAEEGARVLYIYDAKGHRQTLLDEKSHIQMREVRFVDSGHLLISTMSNDLILFDIAKKKILYREQISPSTFSDYQLNEDHTKVASSCESGDLFITDVMSGKRLKTYSGINKDNVFKVDYKNNRVLTCGKDKKAVLYNIDNDRQTVFPTDFFVYAGALNADASMSAFQIDIDNDIALYDNQTKEMKYKLVGASSTLNNIIFIDDKTLISSSDDNHILIWRIP from the coding sequence ATGAAAAAGCTGTTTCTGCTTGTGTTGGCACCTCTGCTGCTCTTTGCAGCTTCCATCATCAAGCCGGCTTCGACCATCGATGTCGATGGCAATGTCATCGATTCGATCGTTGTCGGAGATCTCCTCTATGTCACGACTGATGCCGGCACACTGGAGACATACAACTGGAAAAGCAGAAAGCTACTCAATAAAATCTCTTATCCCAAAATCCACGATTTCATGGGCGATCTGATGCTTCCTAAAGTATTCGGTGTGGATGTCGATCCGAAAACGGGCGCGATTGTCGTTCAGGTACAGGCCGAAGAGGGGGCGCGTGTTCTTTATATCTACGACGCAAAGGGTCATCGTCAAACATTGCTTGATGAAAAATCGCACATACAGATGCGCGAGGTACGCTTTGTCGACAGCGGCCATCTGCTGATTTCGACAATGAGCAACGACCTGATTCTCTTCGATATCGCAAAAAAGAAGATTTTATATCGCGAGCAGATCAGTCCCTCGACATTTTCCGACTATCAGCTGAACGAAGATCATACGAAAGTGGCGAGCAGCTGCGAATCGGGCGATCTGTTCATTACCGATGTCATGAGCGGGAAACGTCTCAAAACATACAGCGGCATCAACAAAGACAACGTCTTCAAGGTCGATTACAAAAACAACAGGGTCCTCACCTGCGGCAAGGACAAAAAAGCGGTGCTCTACAATATTGACAACGACAGGCAAACCGTTTTTCCGACCGACTTTTTCGTCTACGCCGGCGCATTGAACGCCGATGCGTCTATGAGCGCATTCCAGATAGACATCGACAACGATATCGCTCTATACGACAACCAAACAAAAGAGATGAAATATAAACTTGTCGGGGCAAGCTCGACACTCAACAATATCATTTTCATTGATGACAAAACACTCATCAGTTCTAGCGATGACAACCATATTTTAATCTGGAGGATTCCATGA
- a CDS encoding flavohemoglobin expression-modulating QEGLA motif protein: MEDFVGKVTESLKANRAVREKIPGGGRIHIDRQLPFLCLYRKPFGREDVGTDRLVQSEASYITALGGQDVSMLIEAVASTMADVFGTFLILELWSLPFDELSFEDIESRHRPRFRIVAKEPEVLLSSIETLQSGLKKVSVHRLKAEVEIVRNDTVAPPGLPQVLAEAKRQRHRIHIVGLGVLPIYHDETGSELFPLELYALRRDLGTAFKKTFFRFAADMTRICPTHYAMMGRRLVTKAVWRVDSALASIEDAFDFLLQITPVNTEAAWREFKANGFRGTPRFLYRPRPFCIGHMKRALFDIPIDRIEDPTLFELFGEKVSELDRKLTLLFDRDTENFLYESIPVYGKVEEGLLETARRTLELLPHDKRNVEADAQEDAVDAETFADYARKEIDYYRAFCPQMASRVEIRDDIVAGAMVSGGNFLIARSAHFPKHRIEALLHHEIGTHILTYTNGLSQPFKQLHTGLSGYDEMQEGIAVLSEYLCGGISKARLRVLAARVIAVHLLCEGKSFEETFKTLYEEYDFGAKSAFTVTTRVYRGGGLSKDAIYLRGLIGIFDYLHKEGPLEPLFVGKIAAEHIPLIEELQYRNILKKPPLWPRWLEEPEAKRRLKEIREKKLTLLDLIEKGYL, translated from the coding sequence ATGGAAGATTTTGTTGGGAAGGTGACCGAAAGCCTCAAAGCCAACCGGGCGGTTCGCGAAAAAATACCCGGCGGCGGGCGGATCCATATCGACCGGCAGCTTCCGTTCCTGTGCCTTTATAGAAAACCGTTTGGAAGAGAGGATGTGGGAACCGACAGACTGGTGCAGAGCGAAGCCTCCTACATCACCGCGCTGGGAGGTCAGGATGTCTCGATGCTGATCGAAGCGGTCGCCTCGACGATGGCGGATGTTTTCGGCACTTTTTTGATACTCGAACTCTGGTCGCTTCCGTTTGATGAACTATCTTTCGAGGATATCGAAAGCAGGCATCGCCCCAGGTTCCGTATTGTTGCCAAAGAACCGGAAGTGCTTCTCTCAAGCATCGAGACCCTCCAGTCCGGGTTGAAAAAAGTGTCGGTGCACCGGCTGAAAGCCGAGGTGGAAATCGTGCGGAACGACACCGTGGCACCTCCCGGACTGCCACAGGTGCTTGCGGAAGCGAAGCGGCAGCGGCACCGAATCCATATCGTCGGGCTCGGGGTATTGCCCATCTATCACGACGAAACGGGCAGCGAGCTTTTCCCACTCGAATTGTACGCCCTTCGAAGAGATTTGGGTACCGCTTTCAAAAAAACGTTTTTCCGGTTCGCCGCCGACATGACCCGTATCTGTCCCACCCATTACGCGATGATGGGACGCCGCCTCGTGACCAAAGCGGTATGGAGGGTCGACAGCGCGCTGGCGAGTATCGAGGATGCGTTCGATTTTCTTCTGCAGATAACACCGGTCAATACCGAAGCCGCATGGCGAGAGTTCAAGGCGAACGGTTTCAGAGGGACACCCCGTTTTCTCTACCGGCCGAGACCCTTTTGTATCGGCCACATGAAGCGGGCTCTTTTCGACATTCCCATCGACAGAATCGAAGATCCGACCCTCTTTGAGCTCTTCGGCGAAAAAGTTTCGGAACTCGACCGCAAACTGACACTGCTCTTTGACCGCGATACGGAGAATTTTCTTTATGAAAGCATTCCCGTCTACGGGAAGGTGGAGGAGGGACTGCTCGAAACGGCCCGGCGAACGCTCGAACTTCTTCCCCATGACAAGAGAAATGTCGAAGCCGACGCACAGGAGGATGCGGTCGATGCGGAGACATTCGCCGATTACGCGAGAAAGGAGATCGACTATTACAGGGCCTTCTGTCCGCAGATGGCCTCGCGTGTAGAGATACGCGACGACATCGTTGCCGGTGCGATGGTCTCCGGCGGAAATTTTCTGATCGCCCGGTCGGCACACTTTCCCAAACACCGGATCGAAGCGCTGCTGCATCATGAGATCGGAACCCACATCCTCACCTATACCAATGGTCTGTCGCAGCCTTTCAAACAGCTCCATACGGGCCTCAGCGGTTACGACGAGATGCAGGAGGGGATCGCCGTGCTATCCGAATATCTTTGCGGCGGCATAAGCAAGGCGCGCCTGCGGGTGCTGGCGGCCCGTGTGATCGCGGTGCATCTGCTCTGCGAGGGAAAAAGTTTCGAAGAGACATTCAAAACGCTGTATGAAGAGTACGATTTCGGCGCAAAGAGCGCCTTTACCGTCACGACACGGGTTTACCGTGGGGGAGGCCTGAGCAAAGATGCGATCTATCTGCGGGGCCTCATCGGGATTTTCGACTATCTGCACAAAGAGGGGCCTCTTGAACCGCTCTTTGTCGGAAAGATCGCGGCAGAACACATTCCTCTGATCGAAGAGCTGCAGTATCGAAACATTTTGAAAAAACCTCCTCTTTGGCCGCGCTGGCTCGAAGAGCCGGAAGCGAAAAGGCGGCTGAAAGAGATACGGGAGAAAAAACTGACGCTTCTTGATCTGATTGAAAAAGGATACCTATGA
- the trpB gene encoding tryptophan synthase subunit beta: MKHTYLKSQPDEKGYFGKFGGAFLPPQLVEEFERITEAYMKLRKSHEFLAELRRIRKHYQGRPTPVYHATRLSDAVGGAQIYFKREDLNHTGAHKLNHCMAEALLAKSMGKRKLIAETGAGQHGVALATACAFFGLECEIHMGEVDIEKEHPNVVRMKILGAKVVPATHGLKTLKEAVDSAFEAYLSQLDTAMYAIGSVVGPHPFPLMVRDFQSIVGIEAREQYMQMTDGELPDHVVACVGGGSNAMGIFSGFIDDPVQLYAVEPLGKSTRLGDHAATLEYGKEGVLHGFKSIMLQTEEGEPAPVHSIASGLDYPGVGPEQAYLHDIGRVHVRGATDEETVEAFYAISQMEGIIPALESAHAIAYAMKLAKEVPHDAILVNLSGRGDKDIDYVVDNFGVIDWAPSMLE, encoded by the coding sequence ATGAAACACACCTATCTCAAATCCCAGCCCGATGAAAAAGGGTATTTCGGCAAGTTTGGCGGTGCTTTTCTTCCACCTCAGCTGGTCGAAGAGTTCGAACGTATAACCGAAGCGTATATGAAGCTTCGAAAATCCCACGAATTCCTTGCCGAACTGCGCCGTATCCGCAAACATTACCAGGGGCGTCCCACGCCGGTCTATCACGCCACACGCCTCAGCGACGCGGTGGGCGGGGCACAGATCTATTTCAAGCGCGAAGACCTGAACCATACCGGTGCCCACAAGCTCAACCACTGCATGGCCGAAGCGCTGCTTGCCAAAAGCATGGGGAAGCGCAAACTCATCGCCGAAACCGGGGCGGGGCAGCACGGCGTGGCGCTGGCGACGGCATGTGCCTTTTTCGGACTCGAATGCGAGATCCACATGGGCGAGGTCGATATCGAGAAAGAGCATCCCAACGTGGTCAGAATGAAGATACTCGGCGCAAAAGTGGTCCCAGCGACCCACGGTCTCAAAACCCTCAAAGAGGCGGTCGATTCGGCTTTCGAAGCCTACCTTTCACAGCTTGATACGGCGATGTACGCCATCGGTTCGGTTGTCGGTCCCCATCCGTTTCCTCTGATGGTGCGCGATTTTCAGAGCATCGTCGGCATCGAGGCGCGGGAACAGTATATGCAGATGACCGACGGAGAGCTGCCGGATCATGTGGTCGCCTGTGTCGGCGGCGGCTCCAACGCCATGGGGATCTTCAGCGGCTTCATCGACGATCCGGTGCAACTCTACGCCGTGGAGCCGCTGGGCAAAAGCACCCGGCTGGGTGACCATGCCGCGACGCTGGAATATGGCAAAGAGGGGGTGTTGCACGGCTTCAAATCGATCATGCTCCAGACGGAAGAGGGGGAACCGGCGCCGGTGCACTCCATCGCCAGCGGTCTCGACTACCCGGGCGTAGGGCCGGAGCAGGCCTATCTGCACGATATCGGACGGGTTCATGTTCGTGGCGCGACGGATGAAGAGACGGTGGAAGCGTTTTACGCTATCAGCCAGATGGAGGGGATCATTCCGGCACTCGAAAGCGCTCATGCCATCGCCTACGCGATGAAACTGGCCAAGGAGGTCCCCCACGATGCCATTTTGGTCAACCTCTCCGGCCGCGGCGACAAAGATATCGACTACGTCGTCGACAATTTCGGCGTAATCGACTGGGCTCCCTCCATGTTGGAATGA
- the feoB gene encoding ferrous iron transport protein B translates to MISLAFVGNPNTGKTALINAIAGSDLEVGNWPGVTVEKKEARFLYEKEEVSLVDLPGTYTLSPYSMEEKITRDTLALGKIDGIIDVIDTTNLSRNLYLTLELVDMQKPMVLALNMFDDFTRRGYALDIGKLEKILGVDAVATIASKGVGAKRVIASAVKAVKEKRVPRIQPYQEHIEKEIAFLQKRLAQYPDVPYPPRLFSIKLIEGDEFAIQRAKRAGAGDILDFAKEARGRLERHMKLPIKTIVTRARYEVIDRILDEVLTKPMVDKVVLSERIDNIVLNRYAAIPVFLLTMYLMFKFTFDGSAPLVEWMGGFFDGYVGKYLRFWMEGFAPPWAVSLVTEGLVGGVGLVLSFLPLLFFLYFFMALLEESGYMARVSFLLDKLASKLGIKGNAFISLIVGFGCNVPAVYSTRALTSRRERIVTMLMIPLMSCSARLPIYALFTALFFASHQALVIMSLYGLGVALALLIAFIADKLLPVSGEKPFLLELPTYHMPTMRAVWALMKPKLADFIVRAGTLIVAASIALWAIVNLPSGTEPQNSYLAKAAKSVTPIFKPAGFGDHWEPVAALIPGTLAKEVVIGSLGTIYGVETASRTDRPQRYDFVSDTFEELRRLKNALIDAALHLGNIRIETLHTDGQSTPLKSKLKAHFPSPLNAYSYMVFVLLYIPCVSTMAAIKHEFGWRWLLFEVLFLPFLAYGISVAIYQAGTIFTS, encoded by the coding sequence ATGATCTCGTTGGCATTCGTCGGCAATCCCAACACCGGCAAGACAGCCCTCATCAACGCCATCGCCGGCAGCGATCTTGAAGTGGGCAACTGGCCGGGTGTGACGGTCGAAAAGAAAGAGGCCCGTTTCCTCTACGAAAAAGAGGAGGTATCCCTGGTCGATCTCCCCGGCACCTATACGCTTAGCCCCTACAGCATGGAAGAGAAGATTACCAGGGACACGCTGGCTTTAGGAAAGATCGACGGCATCATCGATGTGATCGACACGACCAATCTCTCACGCAATCTCTATCTGACGCTGGAGCTGGTAGATATGCAAAAACCGATGGTGCTCGCCCTGAACATGTTCGACGATTTCACACGTCGGGGATACGCTCTGGATATCGGAAAACTCGAAAAGATACTGGGAGTCGATGCCGTGGCGACCATCGCTTCCAAAGGCGTGGGCGCAAAAAGAGTGATCGCTTCGGCGGTGAAGGCTGTGAAAGAGAAAAGGGTGCCGCGTATCCAGCCCTATCAGGAGCATATCGAAAAGGAGATCGCCTTTCTGCAGAAGAGATTGGCCCAATATCCCGACGTTCCCTATCCGCCGCGTCTTTTTTCGATCAAATTGATCGAGGGGGATGAGTTCGCGATTCAACGGGCAAAAAGAGCGGGAGCCGGCGATATTCTCGATTTCGCGAAGGAGGCGAGGGGACGGCTGGAGCGGCATATGAAGCTGCCGATAAAAACGATTGTCACCCGGGCGCGCTACGAGGTGATCGACCGCATACTCGACGAAGTTTTGACGAAGCCGATGGTTGACAAGGTGGTTCTGAGCGAACGGATCGACAATATCGTGCTGAACAGATATGCGGCCATCCCTGTTTTTCTCCTCACCATGTATCTGATGTTCAAATTCACGTTTGACGGAAGTGCGCCGCTGGTGGAGTGGATGGGCGGTTTTTTCGACGGATATGTCGGAAAATATCTGCGTTTCTGGATGGAGGGATTCGCGCCGCCCTGGGCCGTGTCGCTGGTGACAGAGGGTCTTGTCGGGGGTGTGGGTCTGGTGCTCTCCTTTCTGCCGCTGCTCTTTTTTCTCTATTTTTTCATGGCGCTTCTGGAAGAGAGCGGGTACATGGCGCGGGTCAGTTTTCTGCTCGACAAACTCGCCTCGAAACTGGGCATCAAGGGAAACGCGTTCATCTCTTTGATCGTGGGGTTCGGATGCAACGTGCCGGCTGTCTATTCGACACGGGCACTCACGAGCCGCCGGGAGAGAATCGTCACGATGCTGATGATTCCCCTGATGAGCTGCAGCGCAAGGCTGCCGATCTACGCCCTTTTTACCGCACTCTTTTTCGCTTCGCATCAGGCGCTCGTGATCATGTCGCTCTATGGATTGGGTGTCGCGCTGGCGCTTCTGATCGCCTTTATCGCCGACAAGCTGCTTCCCGTGAGCGGGGAGAAACCTTTTTTGCTGGAGCTTCCGACCTACCATATGCCCACCATGCGCGCCGTTTGGGCACTGATGAAACCGAAACTCGCGGATTTCATCGTTCGGGCCGGCACGCTTATCGTCGCAGCTTCGATCGCACTGTGGGCCATCGTCAATCTTCCCTCGGGCACCGAGCCCCAAAACTCCTACCTCGCAAAGGCGGCCAAAAGCGTCACGCCGATTTTCAAACCCGCAGGTTTCGGCGATCATTGGGAACCGGTGGCGGCACTGATACCCGGCACCCTCGCCAAAGAGGTGGTGATAGGATCGCTCGGGACCATTTACGGGGTCGAGACGGCATCGCGAACCGACCGGCCTCAAAGATACGATTTTGTTTCAGATACATTCGAAGAGCTTCGCCGTCTGAAAAATGCGCTGATCGATGCTGCGCTCCATCTGGGCAACATTCGGATAGAAACCCTTCACACGGATGGGCAATCGACACCGCTGAAATCGAAACTGAAAGCGCACTTTCCGTCGCCGCTGAATGCCTACAGCTATATGGTATTCGTGCTTCTTTATATTCCCTGTGTCTCGACGATGGCGGCGATCAAACACGAATTCGGCTGGCGATGGCTGCTTTTTGAAGTGTTGTTTCTGCCGTTTCTTGCCTATGGTATCAGCGTCGCCATCTATCAGGCAGGCACGATTTTCACCTCTTGA
- a CDS encoding ferredoxin-type protein NapF, with translation MIDEERRGLFASLSSAIKKEKQREKPVVRPPYNTDPSLFYKLCPDCSDKRCAGVCEEEIIVIDERGTPTLDFSKNGCTFCDACADACDSGVLSDKTLNFVDTTVEIDVLKCVAWHQVLCSSCKDPCLENAIVFLGLFRPEIDMDRCTGCGWCRPVCPADAILFIPPKRRKEA, from the coding sequence ATGATCGACGAAGAGAGACGGGGGCTTTTCGCCTCCCTCTCCTCGGCGATAAAAAAAGAGAAACAACGCGAAAAACCGGTTGTCCGGCCTCCCTACAATACCGATCCGTCTCTTTTTTACAAACTGTGTCCAGACTGCTCCGACAAGCGGTGTGCCGGAGTGTGTGAAGAGGAGATTATCGTCATTGACGAGAGGGGAACCCCGACACTCGATTTTTCCAAAAACGGGTGCACCTTTTGCGACGCCTGCGCCGACGCGTGTGACAGCGGAGTTTTAAGCGACAAAACGCTAAACTTCGTCGATACGACGGTCGAAATCGATGTTCTAAAATGTGTCGCGTGGCACCAGGTACTTTGCAGCAGCTGCAAAGATCCATGTCTTGAAAACGCCATCGTGTTTCTCGGACTGTTCCGGCCGGAAATCGATATGGACCGTTGCACGGGTTGCGGATGGTGTCGTCCGGTCTGTCCGGCCGATGCCATTTTGTTCATTCCCCCAAAAAGGAGAAAGGAAGCATGA
- a CDS encoding nitrate reductase cytochrome c-type subunit, producing MKKLILTALSAVLVLGISACAGKSGESATKMDEQELNSKAAPIVTEEELGLRKENLYSEETKPVKAEFNRPAPGAAKTFERSYENAPPLIPHSVDGLLPITKKNNACLGCHMPDVAPSVKATPIPPTHFMDFRTQKKLDHLAQQRFNCSQCHVPQANVKPLVKNNFKPDYRRPEDKSRSFLIHDLNEGVK from the coding sequence ATGAAAAAATTGATTCTAACGGCTCTGTCTGCTGTGTTGGTACTGGGCATTAGTGCCTGTGCCGGCAAAAGCGGAGAGAGTGCGACTAAAATGGATGAGCAAGAGCTGAACAGCAAAGCTGCTCCGATCGTAACCGAAGAGGAACTTGGACTGCGTAAAGAGAATCTTTACTCAGAAGAGACAAAGCCGGTCAAAGCAGAATTCAACCGGCCGGCACCGGGTGCGGCAAAAACATTCGAGCGTTCCTATGAAAACGCACCGCCGCTCATTCCCCACAGTGTCGACGGTCTGCTTCCTATCACCAAGAAAAATAACGCATGTCTGGGATGCCATATGCCGGATGTCGCGCCGAGCGTCAAAGCGACTCCTATTCCGCCGACCCATTTCATGGATTTCCGCACACAGAAAAAACTGGACCATCTGGCGCAGCAGCGTTTCAACTGTTCCCAGTGCCACGTACCGCAGGCGAACGTCAAACCGCTTGTCAAAAACAACTTCAAGCCCGACTATCGACGGCCTGAAGACAAAAGCAGATCCTTCCTGATCCACGACCTCAACGAAGGTGTCAAGTAA
- a CDS encoding FeoA family protein, whose amino-acid sequence MTLADLQTKQKAIVKKVGQLGELRARLMELGVFCGEPIQLVRRSPFGDPLEIKVADTHLAIREEDAEKIEVEPISHAHRTKREKMR is encoded by the coding sequence ATGACGCTGGCTGATCTGCAGACAAAACAGAAGGCGATCGTCAAAAAAGTGGGGCAACTGGGCGAACTCAGGGCACGTCTGATGGAACTGGGAGTGTTTTGCGGCGAACCGATTCAGTTAGTGCGCCGATCCCCCTTCGGCGATCCTCTGGAGATCAAGGTGGCCGATACCCATCTGGCCATCCGCGAAGAGGATGCCGAAAAGATCGAAGTGGAGCCCATATCGCACGCTCACCGTACGAAAAGAGAAAAAATGAGATGA
- a CDS encoding glutathione synthetase, with protein sequence MRLGFVINELLNEALPSSTIQLALTATRMGHEVWLMGVGDFVYNRDELVHAYARSADGRKYADQKEYYAAICSQNAREERITVDDLDILMLRNDPAQDIHSSWAQHAAIVFGRTAMRHGVVVLNDPDGLSRAINKMYFQHFPSEVRVEKVITRTFSEIERFYEKHERCIILKPLMGSAGHNVFFVQPTDAANLHQMAAAIFRDGYAIAEAFIPEAVHGDVRFFLMNAEPLQSKGKYCAFRRVPGQGDIRSNIHAGGHAEAVEVTDGMLRIAEIVRPKLVQDGMFLVGLDIVGDKLLEINVFSPGGLHHSHLFKDVDFCETVIEALEKKVLYMRYYRRNFDNIEMNTL encoded by the coding sequence ATGAGACTGGGGTTTGTCATCAACGAACTGCTGAACGAAGCGCTGCCGAGCTCGACAATCCAGCTGGCGCTGACCGCCACGAGGATGGGACACGAGGTGTGGCTGATGGGTGTCGGCGATTTCGTCTATAACCGTGATGAACTGGTGCACGCCTATGCCAGAAGCGCCGACGGTAGAAAGTACGCGGACCAGAAGGAGTATTACGCGGCGATCTGCTCGCAGAACGCGCGAGAGGAGAGAATCACCGTAGACGACCTCGACATCCTGATGCTCAGAAACGACCCGGCCCAGGATATTCACTCTTCGTGGGCCCAGCACGCCGCGATCGTTTTCGGCCGGACCGCCATGCGCCACGGTGTTGTCGTACTCAACGACCCCGACGGTCTCAGCCGGGCGATCAACAAAATGTATTTTCAGCATTTCCCTTCCGAAGTGCGGGTCGAAAAGGTGATTACACGAACATTCTCCGAAATCGAACGTTTTTATGAAAAACACGAAAGATGCATCATCCTCAAACCGCTGATGGGGTCGGCGGGACACAATGTCTTTTTCGTCCAGCCGACGGATGCGGCGAACCTTCACCAGATGGCTGCCGCAATCTTCCGCGACGGCTATGCGATCGCGGAAGCTTTCATACCCGAAGCGGTCCATGGCGATGTCCGGTTTTTTCTGATGAATGCCGAACCCCTGCAGTCGAAGGGAAAATACTGCGCCTTCCGCCGTGTTCCGGGCCAAGGAGACATCCGCTCCAACATCCATGCCGGCGGCCATGCGGAAGCGGTCGAAGTGACCGACGGGATGCTTCGCATCGCAGAGATTGTCCGGCCGAAACTCGTCCAGGACGGCATGTTTCTTGTCGGACTCGATATTGTCGGAGACAAACTGCTCGAAATCAATGTCTTCAGCCCCGGCGGACTGCACCATTCCCATCTTTTCAAAGATGTCGATTTCTGTGAGACGGTGATCGAGGCGCTCGAGAAGAAGGTGCTCTATATGCGGTACTACCGGCGCAATTTCGACAACATCGAAATGAACACTTTATGA